ACGGCCAGACCCTGCTGTTCTCCAGCACCGTGCGCGGCAGCTGCGGCCTGTTCCGGATCACGCTGGACGGAACCGTGACCGCACACGACCACGATCCGCAGGCCGTGGTTCCCTCCTTCACGGCGCGCGGCGGCGGCGTGGCGCTGATCCGGGAGCGGGCCGACCGCTTTCCCGAGGTGGAGCTGAACGGCACGACGGTGACCGACCTGCATGCCCGGCTTCCCTTTGTGGCCCGCACGCCCGGGCGCGGGACCTTCCACAACGAGCTGGGCGCGGGAGAGGGCTGGGTGCTGCTGCCCGACGGTGACGGCCGCGTGCCCGCCGTGCTCAGCATTCACGGCGGCCCGCACACCGATTACGGCCACGCCTTCATGCACGAGTTTCAGCTGTTCGCGGCGCGCGGCTATGGCGTGTGCTACAGCAACCCCCGCGGCAGCGCCGGCTACGGGCAGGCCTGGGTGGACGACATCCACGGCCGCTGGGGTGATCCCGACATGGCCGACCTGCTGAACTTCTTCGACCGCTGTCTGGAGGCCCATCCACGGCTGGATGGTGAACGCAGCGCGATCATGGGCGGCAGCTACGGCGGCTACATGACCAACTGGATCACCGGCCACACCGCGCGGTTCGGGGCGGCCATCACTGACCGGTCCATCTGCAACCTGCTGTCGTTCGGGGGGACCTCGGACATCGGGCTGCGGTTCTGGGACGATGAGCTGGGCCTGAACTTCCACCGCAGCGCCGACACCCTGAAGCTGTGGGAGCTGAGTCCCCTCAAGCACGTCGAGAACGTGCAGACGCCCACCCTGATCGTGCACAGCGTCCTCGACCACCGCTGCCCCATCGAGCAGGCCGAGCAGTGGTACGCCGCCCTGACCCTGCACGGCGTTCCCACACGCTTCGTGCGCTTTCCCGGCGAGGACCACGAACTGTCGCGGGCCGGCCGCCCGGACCGCCGGCTGGTGCGGCTGCAGGAGTATCTGGCCTGGCTGGAGCAGTGGCTGAAGGTGTCTGCGCCTGAAGCGAAGGTAGAGGCGCTGCGCTAGACTCCGGGCCATGCGCAGCGCGTATCTCACGGCCGCCCGCTCCCTGCAACTGGGGCGCGGGTGGGCCGTGGAGGGAGACCAGCCCAGAGCGCTGGAGGCCTACTCCGACGCCCTGAGCCTGCTGCGTACCCTGCCGCCGGAACGCACCCGCGATGTGCTGCTCGCGCACACCCACCTGGCCTTCTACCAGACGCTGGCGCTGGTGGACAGTCCCGGGGGCCAGACCCACCTGCACCTGGGCGTCAGCTATGCCCGCAGCACCCGCGACCCGCTGGCCCGCGCCATTGCCGAGGAGTGCCTGAGCGGCCTGGACGTGGTGATGTAGCACCCGGGTGGCACACCGCCGGCCACATCAATGAGCGCCGCCCGACCGATGGGGTCTGGGCGGCGCTCCGTATGTTGCAGGCTTACTGGCCGGGCAGCTGCAGCTGAACGACCGTCTTGTCATCCTGGCGGTTGTGGACACACTGCATGGGCAGCTGCCCCAGCGCGCGGGTCTTGCCGCCGCTCTGCACCGAGATGGTCGCGGGCGCGCTCAGGGTCCAGCCGCCGCCCTCAATCGTCTCGGTGGCGCGGATGATCTGGGCCGGTTCGGCCTCCAGGGTCACTTCCAGCCGGTCTCCTGCCTTGAGGGGACTGCCGCCCTGCTCGACCAGGGTCTTGAGCGGAATGGCCTGCCCGGCGGCGGCGACGGTCAGCTCCTCGGTGTCCTCCAGCTGTTCGCGGCAGTGCTCGATGAAACGGTACTTGCTGACGCCGTTGGCCTCACGATCACTGTAGATCGGATTGCTGCGCACGGCGACGGCAGTCACGAAACCCAGCAGTGCCAGAGACAGCACGACGGCGACCCACAGCAGCGTGCGGCCCACGCCGCCGTGACGGGAAGAGGAGGTCAGTTCGCTCATATCGCCCACAGCATAGCGCCACCATCTGCCGGCGACCGTATGCGCGCCTTAGGAGTCCGGCCACCAGCGGCGCCGCTCCAGCACCACCCCCGCCTCGCCCGTTCGTTTCAGGCCTCCAGCCACGGTCTCGCCGGTCTGGGGATGCCTGAGTTCGGGGTTCAGGTCGGCCAGCGGAGCAAGCACAAAGGCCCGCTCCCAGGCGCGCGGATGCGGCAGGGTCAGGAGGGGGCCCGCCTGCACCAGCCCGTCATACACGATCAGATCCAGGTCGAGCAGGCGGGCCGCCCAGCGTTCCCGGCGTTCCCGGCCGGCGCGGGCCTCCAGTTCGTGCAGGGCGTTCAACAGGGCGTGGGGAGCCAGGGCAGTGTTCAGGTGGAGCGCCGCATTCAGGTAGTCCGGTTGCCCGGCGGGTCCGCCGACCGGCGCGGTGCGGTACAGTCCGGAGACGCCGCGCAGTTCGCCGTGCTGCGCCACCGCCTGCACGGCCCAGCGCAGCGTGTCGTGCGGGTGACCCAGGTTGGCGCCCAGGGCGATGTAGGCGTCGCTCAAGCGGGCCGGTCCGGGAGGGTCTGTTCCAGCGTCAGTTCGGCGTACACGTCGCGGAACACGCCGGGCAACGGAGCAAAGGGCTTGTGAACCCGCACGGTCACCCGGGCCAGGCGGGGCTGATCGCGCAGAATACGCCGGGCCACCCGGTCGGTCAGTACCTCGATCAGCTGGTGGCGCTGCCCCGTCACCTCCTCCTGAATCACGCTGTATACGGCGGCGTAGTTCACGGCGGCGCTGAGGTCGTCGGGCAGGCCGGCAAAGTCATAATGCAGTTCCGCGTCCACCACAAAGCGTGCGCCCAGCAC
This Deinococcus aerophilus DNA region includes the following protein-coding sequences:
- a CDS encoding alpha/beta hydrolase family protein, whose amino-acid sequence is MLNQSAPPLPGPDSLLALAFPSDPQISPDGRRAAFVLARIEEEDPQKVDSGFARPRYKSHIWLAENGSAQQLTRGEGRDTSPRWSPDGTTLAFVRDGKLHLLPLGGGEAQRITDFAGAVQDLQYSPDGRFLTFFSAGDDEDKRDERGEARIITRPRYRFNGRDWLPERSARLWRYDLQQHELSEWLAPTVEVTGYAWQPDSQGVLLVSSADELRATQWQQEVYRLGLSGIPEQLTRWNSAITAVIPHPDGQRFALVGRPEGKGSPENTHLFLVEPGGSWQRLDRDHDHPVGNLVGGDCHVGALPDRPAWLDGQTLLFSSTVRGSCGLFRITLDGTVTAHDHDPQAVVPSFTARGGGVALIRERADRFPEVELNGTTVTDLHARLPFVARTPGRGTFHNELGAGEGWVLLPDGDGRVPAVLSIHGGPHTDYGHAFMHEFQLFAARGYGVCYSNPRGSAGYGQAWVDDIHGRWGDPDMADLLNFFDRCLEAHPRLDGERSAIMGGSYGGYMTNWITGHTARFGAAITDRSICNLLSFGGTSDIGLRFWDDELGLNFHRSADTLKLWELSPLKHVENVQTPTLIVHSVLDHRCPIEQAEQWYAALTLHGVPTRFVRFPGEDHELSRAGRPDRRLVRLQEYLAWLEQWLKVSAPEAKVEALR
- the folK gene encoding 2-amino-4-hydroxy-6-hydroxymethyldihydropteridine diphosphokinase; the protein is MSDAYIALGANLGHPHDTLRWAVQAVAQHGELRGVSGLYRTAPVGGPAGQPDYLNAALHLNTALAPHALLNALHELEARAGRERRERWAARLLDLDLIVYDGLVQAGPLLTLPHPRAWERAFVLAPLADLNPELRHPQTGETVAGGLKRTGEAGVVLERRRWWPDS
- the folB gene encoding dihydroneopterin aldolase; this translates as MSRVVLEGLEFHARHGVYDTEAVLGARFVVDAELHYDFAGLPDDLSAAVNYAAVYSVIQEEVTGQRHQLIEVLTDRVARRILRDQPRLARVTVRVHKPFAPLPGVFRDVYAELTLEQTLPDRPA